The proteins below are encoded in one region of Pseudomonas entomophila L48:
- the cmoB gene encoding tRNA 5-methoxyuridine(34)/uridine 5-oxyacetic acid(34) synthase CmoB gives MIDLSPLVRRLAGTPLATWSQGLQAQLEAKLEKGHGDLDRWRGALESLPKLTPSQVDLVDGLRLDCDCDDATRAQMHQALMGLSPWRKGPFDLFGVHVDTEWRSDWKWSRVGPHLDLKGKRVLDVGCGNGYYQWRMLGAGADMVIGVDPNWLFFCQFQAVQQYLPELPAWHLPFALEELPANLEGFDTVFSMGVFYHRRSPIEHLLALKDCLVKGGELVLETLVIEGDENQVLVPEDRYAQMRNVWFLPSVPALERWLRRAGFSDVHCVDVSVTSVEEQRSTEWMRYQSLGDFLDPNDHGKTVEGLPAPRRATLLARK, from the coding sequence ATGATCGATCTGTCCCCCCTCGTCCGCCGCCTGGCGGGCACGCCCCTCGCCACCTGGTCCCAAGGCCTGCAGGCACAACTGGAAGCCAAGCTGGAGAAAGGCCACGGCGATCTGGATCGCTGGCGCGGCGCCCTGGAGTCGCTGCCGAAGCTGACACCCAGCCAAGTTGACCTGGTCGACGGCCTGCGTCTGGACTGTGACTGCGACGACGCCACCCGCGCGCAGATGCATCAGGCGCTGATGGGGCTGTCGCCCTGGCGCAAGGGGCCGTTCGACCTGTTCGGCGTGCACGTGGACACCGAATGGCGCTCTGACTGGAAATGGTCACGGGTCGGCCCGCATCTGGACCTCAAGGGCAAGCGCGTGCTCGATGTAGGTTGCGGCAACGGCTACTACCAGTGGCGCATGCTCGGCGCCGGGGCCGACATGGTCATCGGCGTCGACCCCAACTGGCTGTTCTTCTGCCAGTTCCAGGCGGTGCAGCAGTACCTGCCGGAGCTACCGGCCTGGCACCTGCCGTTCGCCCTGGAAGAGCTGCCGGCCAACCTCGAAGGCTTCGACACCGTGTTTTCGATGGGCGTGTTCTACCACCGTCGCTCGCCCATCGAGCACCTGCTGGCGCTCAAGGACTGCCTGGTCAAGGGCGGCGAACTGGTGCTGGAGACCCTGGTGATCGAGGGTGACGAGAACCAGGTGCTGGTGCCTGAAGACCGCTACGCGCAGATGCGCAACGTCTGGTTCCTGCCCTCGGTGCCGGCGCTGGAGCGCTGGCTGCGCCGGGCGGGCTTCAGTGATGTGCACTGCGTCGATGTTAGCGTCACGTCGGTCGAGGAACAGCGTAGCACCGAGTGGATGCGCTACCAGTCGCTGGGCGACTTCCTCGACCCGAACGACCACGGCAAGACCGTCGAAGGCCTGCCGGCACCGCGCCGCGCCACGCTGCTGGCGCGCAAATAA
- a CDS encoding alpha-xenorhabdolysin family binary toxin subunit A, with the protein MRYQDVSFEELAEAAADQPLAMVQAMAERDGENEGGLTLSREHIITINKYVNYVYALPRTQDNLERWLGYQDIDEPELKPASMEALFGDLRGHAGKWTPLSDKSKQLSSELASTANKFKVTGKEIVDECERLRDKGLGGIPWEEMELAQPIPLSENDQEAVTLLVEYMKILNADARTYADCVDRVVEECAVFRDEIELKLLPAVADKDVALERKKGDGEVERLRGRLKDLDAEIAERKAEYDQYLKLVLGSLAGGALGAIIGGSIYGSKAETARKERKKREVERRDVAEQLRVRLNLEGRLTELVQFVDDLDARLRDVAASAKHLHSMWGYVDGYTSGAVEQLELIKDGQKLAIFVIMFKKFLGQWNGVERLSLHLTRVFDDAISAR; encoded by the coding sequence ATGAGATATCAAGATGTCAGCTTCGAAGAGCTGGCGGAAGCGGCGGCCGACCAGCCCTTGGCGATGGTGCAAGCCATGGCGGAGCGCGACGGCGAGAACGAGGGTGGCCTGACGCTCAGTCGTGAACACATCATCACCATCAACAAGTACGTCAATTACGTCTATGCCTTGCCCAGGACCCAGGACAACCTGGAACGTTGGCTGGGCTACCAGGACATCGACGAACCCGAGCTGAAACCTGCGAGCATGGAGGCGCTGTTTGGCGACCTGCGTGGCCATGCGGGCAAATGGACGCCCCTGTCTGACAAAAGCAAACAGCTTTCGAGCGAGCTGGCGTCGACTGCCAACAAGTTCAAGGTGACGGGCAAGGAGATTGTCGATGAGTGCGAGCGCCTGAGAGACAAGGGCCTGGGCGGGATTCCCTGGGAAGAGATGGAGCTGGCCCAGCCAATTCCCCTGAGCGAGAACGACCAGGAGGCTGTCACGCTGTTGGTCGAATACATGAAGATCCTCAACGCCGATGCAAGAACCTACGCCGACTGTGTTGATCGCGTGGTGGAAGAGTGCGCGGTGTTCAGGGACGAAATCGAGTTGAAGTTGCTGCCTGCCGTTGCGGACAAGGACGTCGCTCTTGAGCGCAAGAAGGGCGATGGCGAGGTCGAGCGTCTGCGAGGACGGCTCAAGGACCTCGATGCTGAGATTGCCGAGCGGAAAGCGGAATACGACCAGTACCTGAAGTTGGTGCTGGGAAGTCTGGCCGGTGGTGCCCTTGGGGCGATTATCGGTGGTTCAATTTATGGTTCGAAGGCTGAAACGGCGCGCAAGGAACGCAAGAAGCGCGAAGTTGAACGTCGCGACGTCGCCGAACAGCTGAGGGTACGCCTCAACCTGGAGGGGCGACTCACGGAGCTGGTCCAGTTCGTCGATGACCTGGATGCGCGCCTGCGGGATGTAGCGGCGTCGGCCAAGCACCTGCACTCGATGTGGGGGTATGTCGATGGATATACCAGCGGAGCAGTCGAGCAACTCGAGCTGATCAAGGATGGCCAGAAGTTGGCCATTTTCGTCATCATGTTCAAAAAATTCCTTGGCCAGTGGAACGGCGTCGAGCGCCTCTCCCTTCATTTGACCCGTGTATTCGATGACGCCATTTCGGCCCGCTGA
- a CDS encoding protease inhibitor I42 family protein: protein MLSRTALFLLALGLLSACAPMPKHPEPIVLEKANQCPITLAAGQTLTLRLPSNPSTGYRWLVQHPAANILRSLGPEVYSDPDDNGVVGSAGQSQWRFQAQGSGESHLILVYQQPWAPEVSPAQTFDCAVTVK, encoded by the coding sequence ATGCTATCTCGCACTGCATTGTTCCTTCTTGCACTCGGCCTGTTGAGCGCCTGCGCGCCCATGCCCAAGCACCCGGAACCGATCGTCCTGGAAAAAGCCAACCAGTGCCCGATTACACTGGCCGCTGGGCAGACGCTGACATTGCGTCTGCCCAGCAACCCCAGCACGGGCTATCGCTGGCTGGTCCAGCATCCGGCGGCCAATATCCTGCGCAGCCTTGGCCCAGAGGTATACAGCGATCCGGACGATAACGGGGTGGTGGGCAGCGCTGGCCAGTCGCAGTGGCGTTTCCAGGCCCAGGGCAGCGGGGAAAGTCACCTGATTCTGGTGTACCAGCAACCCTGGGCACCTGAAGTCAGCCCTGCGCAAACCTTCGACTGTGCCGTGACCGTCAAGTGA
- the tatA gene encoding twin-arginine translocase TatA/TatE family subunit, whose amino-acid sequence MGGIGIWQLVIVLLIAFLLFGSKRLKGLGSDVGEAIQGFRKSMGGDAEGNPAVQQPPLSNQQAKQSSHTDL is encoded by the coding sequence ATGGGTGGCATCGGAATCTGGCAACTGGTGATCGTGCTATTGATCGCCTTCCTGCTGTTCGGCAGCAAGCGTCTCAAAGGGTTGGGCAGCGATGTGGGCGAGGCGATCCAGGGCTTTCGCAAGTCCATGGGCGGCGATGCCGAGGGCAATCCTGCAGTGCAGCAGCCCCCGCTGAGCAACCAACAGGCCAAGCAATCCTCACACACGGACCTGTAG
- the cmoA gene encoding carboxy-S-adenosyl-L-methionine synthase CmoA, whose translation MSKEPDRLFAQPLEQVPDFVFNEDVVQVFPDMIKRSVPGYPTIVENLGVLAARFAQPHSALYDLGASLGAVSQSLRRHVRSDGCRVIAVDNSAAMVERCRQYLTAQDSMFQELLPVQVLEADILTLPFEPASVVAMNFTLQFIAPEQRLALLGRIRQALLPGGALILSEKLRFADDQEQQLLNELHLDFKRANGYSELEIAQKRSAIENVMKPDTLETHKERLHAAGFSKVVPWFQCLNFASLIALP comes from the coding sequence GTGAGCAAAGAACCCGACCGCCTATTCGCCCAGCCCCTGGAGCAGGTGCCCGACTTCGTCTTCAACGAAGATGTGGTGCAGGTGTTCCCGGACATGATCAAGCGCTCGGTGCCCGGTTACCCGACCATCGTCGAGAACCTCGGCGTGCTGGCTGCGCGCTTCGCCCAGCCGCACTCCGCGCTGTATGACCTGGGTGCCTCGCTGGGCGCGGTCAGCCAGTCGCTGCGCCGCCATGTGCGCAGCGACGGCTGCCGGGTGATCGCGGTGGACAACTCCGCGGCCATGGTCGAGCGCTGCCGCCAGTACCTCACCGCCCAGGACTCGATGTTCCAGGAGTTGCTGCCGGTTCAGGTGCTGGAAGCCGACATCCTTACGCTGCCCTTCGAGCCCGCCTCGGTGGTGGCGATGAACTTCACCCTGCAGTTCATCGCCCCCGAGCAACGCCTGGCGCTGCTCGGTCGTATCCGCCAGGCCCTGCTGCCGGGCGGTGCGCTGATCCTCTCGGAGAAATTGCGTTTCGCCGACGATCAGGAACAGCAACTGCTCAACGAACTGCATCTGGACTTCAAGCGTGCCAATGGCTACAGCGAACTGGAAATCGCCCAGAAGCGCAGTGCCATCGAGAACGTGATGAAACCCGACACCCTGGAAACCCACAAGGAACGCTTGCACGCCGCCGGCTTCAGCAAGGTCGTGCCGTGGTTCCAATGCCTCAACTTCGCCTCGCTGATAGCCCTGCCATGA
- the gspK gene encoding type II secretion system minor pseudopilin GspK — translation MAARRQRGAALLMVLVVLAMLAGGLAWLVEDGRRQVDDVRLLHQRVQVRAMEQAGLAYASQALRDPGWRASPLFWQALRGQPLDYDFGAGKAQLRVVDQHTCFNVNALLGEDGERAERQLRHLLGDDMAAERLVDGLADWLDSDSDARLQGAESAQYLRQQPPRLAANQPMVDSSELNLLLEQDASRQARYPMLCALPFTTGWRLNANALGLEHLPLLEALYEGRFSRSLLSRIVTGRPAAGYVDAGALRQALGAVDDETFARLSEGLLLNSGHFLLQLSFEEAGRTLRSQFRVEALGVVQWHARVPAQQVRVLGREPAISL, via the coding sequence ATGGCAGCCAGGCGACAACGGGGCGCGGCACTGCTGATGGTGCTGGTGGTACTGGCGATGCTCGCCGGGGGGCTGGCCTGGTTGGTGGAAGATGGCCGGCGCCAGGTCGATGACGTGCGCCTGCTGCACCAGCGCGTGCAGGTGCGGGCCATGGAGCAGGCGGGGCTGGCCTACGCCTCGCAGGCCCTGCGCGATCCGGGCTGGCGCGCCAGCCCGTTGTTCTGGCAGGCACTACGCGGGCAGCCGCTGGACTACGATTTTGGTGCCGGTAAGGCCCAATTGCGAGTGGTCGACCAGCACACCTGTTTCAACGTCAACGCGTTGCTGGGCGAGGATGGCGAGCGCGCCGAACGCCAGCTGCGCCACCTGTTGGGGGACGACATGGCCGCCGAGCGGCTGGTCGACGGCCTGGCTGACTGGCTCGACAGTGATAGCGACGCCCGCTTGCAAGGGGCTGAAAGCGCCCAGTACCTGCGCCAGCAGCCCCCACGGCTGGCAGCCAACCAACCGATGGTCGACAGCAGCGAGCTGAACCTGCTGCTGGAACAAGATGCCAGCCGTCAGGCGCGTTACCCGATGCTCTGTGCGTTGCCGTTTACCACGGGCTGGCGGCTCAATGCCAACGCCCTGGGGCTTGAACACCTGCCCTTGCTGGAAGCGCTGTACGAGGGGCGATTCTCGCGTTCGTTGCTCAGCCGCATCGTCACCGGCCGGCCTGCTGCGGGCTATGTGGATGCAGGCGCATTGCGCCAGGCGTTGGGTGCTGTGGATGACGAGACGTTCGCCCGGCTGAGCGAGGGCCTGCTGCTCAACAGCGGGCACTTCTTGTTGCAGCTGTCATTTGAGGAAGCGGGGCGCACCCTGCGCAGTCAGTTCCGGGTCGAGGCGCTGGGGGTGGTGCAATGGCATGCGCGGGTGCCGGCGCAGCAGGTGCGGGTGCTTGGGCGCGAGCCTGCGATCTCCCTGTAG
- a CDS encoding alpha-xenorhabdolysin family binary toxin subunit B, translated as MNDNVIHMTPAQQPELDRILATAVAFLRAWQEGRLKPMPLLHEALERHAKLMKETSENLQADAQKLEAKLNINPLDDIIEALAGFEDEELWSMAHGEIQDVLTRLALQVSRLRAARTDLLALPALDPTSDETRLSKRQTQLESGQVELDAEIKVEEGKLEAVRAALQALEAIEVEVKFEGLVPTPEQLAALALPGGEAALLAEAATKALKDLEKIVGLLVSGQHYSRLQDERRRLAGNLDSLKERQLAQSKELAECLRQLTALEGVPPLLAQRSDWSTAVNGLTLSLDTFLSELKGTTPQDVAGLQNIADLFNSLLAYQRSILGQIRDGF; from the coding sequence ATGAACGATAACGTGATTCACATGACCCCTGCCCAGCAGCCCGAACTGGACCGGATTCTCGCCACCGCCGTTGCATTCCTGCGGGCCTGGCAAGAGGGCCGGCTGAAGCCGATGCCGCTGTTGCATGAGGCGCTTGAACGGCACGCGAAGCTGATGAAAGAGACTTCTGAAAACTTGCAGGCTGATGCCCAGAAGCTTGAGGCGAAGCTCAACATCAACCCACTGGACGACATCATCGAGGCACTCGCTGGATTCGAGGATGAGGAACTTTGGTCGATGGCTCACGGGGAAATCCAAGACGTGCTGACACGTCTCGCTCTCCAGGTTTCCAGGCTCAGGGCGGCGAGAACCGATCTGCTGGCGTTGCCTGCGCTCGATCCCACGAGCGACGAGACGCGTCTGTCCAAGCGGCAAACGCAACTGGAAAGCGGCCAAGTGGAGCTGGATGCCGAGATCAAGGTCGAGGAAGGCAAGTTAGAGGCGGTGAGGGCTGCGCTTCAGGCACTGGAAGCCATCGAGGTCGAGGTGAAGTTCGAAGGGTTGGTCCCGACTCCTGAACAGCTGGCCGCACTGGCGCTGCCCGGTGGCGAGGCCGCGTTGTTGGCGGAGGCTGCCACCAAGGCGCTCAAAGACCTGGAGAAGATTGTTGGATTGCTGGTCAGCGGCCAGCACTACAGCAGGTTGCAGGATGAGCGTCGCCGGCTGGCGGGCAACCTGGACTCACTCAAGGAGCGACAGCTGGCGCAGAGCAAAGAACTCGCTGAATGCCTGCGGCAGCTCACGGCCCTGGAAGGGGTGCCGCCCCTGTTGGCCCAGCGCAGTGACTGGAGCACCGCCGTCAATGGCCTGACCCTGTCCCTGGACACTTTCCTGAGCGAGCTCAAAGGCACCACGCCGCAAGATGTGGCGGGCCTGCAGAACATTGCAGACCTGTTCAACAGCCTTCTGGCTTATCAGCGAAGCATCCTTGGCCAGATCCGAGATGGCTTCTGA
- a CDS encoding GntR family transcriptional regulator, translating to MRPLTALRPDDSAATPLYLQLARNLEQAIHAGQWSADQALPSERTLSETLDISRVTARKALEVLLEQGLIRRIQGSGTFITPRLEQPLSRLSSFSEMLRMKGFVPSSLWLERSIASPSSDELIRLSLSPTDQVVRLKRLRKADDIVMAVEVSTLPARLLGDPQAIGDSLYQHLDQLGRPVVRALQHIRAINASDELAAQVGIAPGTAMLLMTRIGYLDDNTPIELTDTYCRNDYYDFVAELRR from the coding sequence ATGCGTCCTCTCACCGCCCTGCGCCCCGACGACAGCGCCGCCACCCCACTCTACCTGCAGCTGGCGCGCAACCTCGAACAGGCCATCCACGCCGGCCAGTGGAGCGCCGACCAGGCCCTGCCCTCCGAGCGCACCCTGAGCGAAACCCTCGACATTTCCCGCGTGACCGCGCGCAAGGCCCTCGAAGTGTTGCTCGAGCAAGGCCTGATCCGCCGCATCCAGGGTTCCGGCACCTTCATCACCCCACGCCTGGAACAACCTCTGTCGCGCCTGTCGAGCTTCAGCGAGATGCTGCGCATGAAAGGCTTTGTGCCCAGCTCCCTGTGGCTGGAACGCAGCATCGCCAGCCCCAGCAGCGACGAACTGATCCGCCTGAGCCTGTCGCCCACCGACCAGGTCGTGCGCCTCAAGCGCCTGCGCAAGGCCGACGACATCGTCATGGCGGTGGAGGTCAGCACCCTGCCCGCCCGCCTGCTAGGCGACCCCCAAGCCATCGGTGACTCGCTCTACCAGCACCTCGACCAACTCGGCCGCCCGGTGGTCCGGGCCCTGCAGCACATCCGCGCGATCAACGCCAGCGACGAGCTGGCCGCCCAGGTCGGTATCGCGCCAGGCACCGCCATGCTGCTGATGACCCGTATCGGCTACCTCGACGACAACACCCCCATCGAGCTGACCGACACCTACTGCCGCAACGACTACTACGACTTCGTCGCCGAACTGCGGCGCTGA
- a CDS encoding DUF3077 domain-containing protein — MTRGHTAGRTTCMDLFKVEPGVPFQDAFSELSVLLGCIRHLTCEAEMEGDLLAGSSARILSAMAKALIDDMESGVEP, encoded by the coding sequence ATGACCAGGGGGCATACCGCAGGCCGCACCACCTGCATGGACCTGTTCAAGGTCGAACCGGGCGTTCCCTTCCAGGATGCTTTCAGCGAGTTGTCAGTATTGCTTGGCTGCATCCGCCACCTGACCTGCGAGGCAGAGATGGAAGGCGATCTGCTGGCCGGCAGTTCGGCGCGGATTCTGAGCGCCATGGCCAAGGCGTTGATCGATGACATGGAGTCAGGGGTTGAACCGTAG
- the nagA gene encoding N-acetylglucosamine-6-phosphate deacetylase yields MDIANILTPDGWVHGHLHLRDGRIQAIEGTPCDPRDNDLPYLLPGFIDLHVHGGGGSDIMQAGEAFATIARTHQRFGTTSLLATTMTAPREELTDVLAQLGEHLREPRQGARILGVHLEGPYINPGKLGAQPNFAHQALLDEVEQYLALAPIKVITIAPEIAGHLPLIQALSARGIRLQLGHTLGSYEEGVAALEAGATSFTHLYNAMSPLHHREPGIVGAALAHARYAELIPDLLHVHPGAMKVALRAIPCLYCVTDSTAAAGMPDGEYRLGSHTVTKCLGGVRLPDGTLAGSTLTMDQALRNLVKIGLPLNEASDRLSRFPADYLGITDRGRLQPGAWADAVLLDRQLNLTAVMIEGEQA; encoded by the coding sequence ATGGACATTGCCAACATCCTCACCCCCGACGGCTGGGTGCACGGCCACCTGCACCTGCGCGACGGGCGCATCCAGGCCATCGAAGGCACCCCGTGCGACCCGCGGGACAACGACCTGCCCTACCTGCTGCCCGGCTTCATCGACCTGCACGTGCACGGCGGTGGCGGCAGCGACATCATGCAGGCTGGCGAGGCGTTCGCCACCATCGCCCGCACCCACCAGCGCTTCGGCACCACCTCGCTGCTGGCCACCACCATGACCGCGCCCCGTGAGGAGCTGACCGACGTGCTGGCGCAGCTGGGCGAGCACCTGCGCGAGCCGCGCCAAGGCGCGCGCATCCTCGGCGTGCACCTGGAAGGCCCGTACATCAACCCGGGCAAGCTTGGCGCGCAACCGAACTTCGCCCACCAGGCCCTGCTCGACGAGGTCGAACAGTACCTGGCGCTGGCGCCAATCAAGGTCATCACCATCGCCCCCGAGATCGCCGGCCACCTGCCGCTGATCCAGGCCCTGAGCGCCCGCGGCATCCGCCTGCAGCTCGGCCACACCCTGGGCAGCTACGAGGAAGGCGTCGCCGCGCTGGAGGCCGGGGCCACCAGCTTCACCCACCTGTACAACGCCATGAGCCCGCTGCACCACCGCGAGCCGGGCATCGTCGGCGCGGCCCTGGCCCACGCCCGCTACGCCGAGCTGATCCCCGACCTGCTGCACGTGCACCCCGGCGCCATGAAAGTGGCCCTGCGTGCGATCCCCTGCCTGTACTGCGTGACCGACTCCACCGCCGCGGCCGGCATGCCCGACGGCGAATACCGCCTGGGCAGCCACACCGTGACCAAGTGCCTGGGCGGCGTACGCCTGCCCGACGGCACCCTGGCCGGCAGCACCCTGACCATGGACCAGGCCCTGCGCAACCTGGTGAAGATCGGCCTGCCCCTGAATGAGGCCTCCGACCGCCTGTCGCGCTTCCCCGCCGACTACCTCGGCATCACCGACCGTGGCCGCCTGCAGCCGGGCGCCTGGGCCGACGCGGTGCTGCTCGACCGCCAACTGAACCTGACCGCCGTGATGATCGAAGGAGAACAAGCATGA
- a CDS encoding SIS domain-containing protein — protein MSSRMLEEARACADVVERQLGALAPRLAALTEQLRRLDPQVALTVARGSSDHAASYFAYIAMQQLGLPVASLPMSVVTLQQAPLRVRGQVALGFSQSGQSPDLVESLRRLGQHGATTVSLVNAEGSPLELACQHHLPLGAGPELSVAATKSFVATLSASAQLVAHWGKDQALLQSCHALPGQLREAANLDWSAAIDGLQGSERLMVIGRGAGFAIAQEAALKFKETSVIQAEAFSSAEVRHGPMALIDAHYPLLVFAPRGVEQAGLLQLAADMRQRGAQVLLAAPADIADRDLTLACAEHPALDPLLAIQSFYIMAAGLAEARGLDPDQPRHLSKVTCTQ, from the coding sequence ATGAGTTCAAGGATGCTCGAAGAGGCGCGCGCCTGTGCCGATGTGGTGGAGCGACAGTTGGGCGCGCTGGCCCCACGCCTGGCCGCGCTGACCGAACAGCTGCGCCGGCTCGACCCGCAAGTGGCGCTGACCGTGGCCCGGGGCAGCTCCGACCATGCCGCCAGCTACTTCGCCTACATCGCCATGCAGCAACTGGGCTTGCCGGTGGCCTCGTTGCCGATGTCGGTAGTCACCTTGCAGCAGGCGCCGCTGCGCGTGCGCGGCCAGGTAGCATTGGGCTTCTCGCAATCGGGGCAGAGCCCGGACCTGGTCGAGAGCCTGCGCCGCCTGGGCCAACATGGGGCGACCACGGTGTCGCTGGTCAATGCCGAAGGCTCGCCGCTGGAGCTCGCTTGCCAACACCACCTGCCGCTGGGCGCGGGGCCTGAACTGTCAGTTGCCGCGACCAAGAGCTTCGTCGCCACGCTCAGCGCCAGCGCACAGCTGGTTGCCCACTGGGGCAAGGACCAGGCCCTGCTGCAGTCCTGCCACGCCCTGCCGGGGCAACTGCGCGAGGCCGCCAACCTCGACTGGAGCGCGGCCATCGACGGCCTGCAAGGCAGCGAACGGCTGATGGTGATCGGCCGTGGCGCCGGCTTCGCCATTGCCCAGGAAGCCGCGCTCAAGTTCAAGGAAACTTCGGTGATCCAGGCCGAGGCCTTCAGCAGCGCCGAGGTGCGCCACGGCCCTATGGCCCTGATCGACGCGCACTACCCGCTGCTGGTGTTCGCCCCGCGTGGCGTTGAACAGGCCGGGTTGCTGCAGCTGGCCGCCGACATGCGCCAGCGCGGCGCGCAGGTGTTGCTGGCGGCACCGGCCGACATCGCCGACCGCGACCTGACCCTCGCCTGCGCCGAGCATCCCGCGCTCGACCCGCTGCTGGCGATCCAGAGCTTCTACATCATGGCCGCGGGGCTCGCCGAAGCCCGCGGCCTGGACCCCGACCAGCCACGCCACCTGAGCAAAGTGACGTGTACGCAATGA